A genome region from Nymphalis io chromosome Z, ilAglIoxx1.1, whole genome shotgun sequence includes the following:
- the LOC126780305 gene encoding tissue factor pathway inhibitor-like isoform X1, whose amino-acid sequence MKFRESCKLLFSLMITYILLTTFIKCQRKAKYYKFQSTLNPHQRKICLTLDQTLKARHKTCFLRPDTGPCRADIIQWYFDVRQSKCYRFFWGGCQGNGNRFESKQDCENYCYLNKTNSHSVIPHFCSLAFEYGSCFGYFNRWSWDPLTKTCRRRLYSGCGGNQNNFQSRIECISTCLNPPNNTYEKSHMLTTCIPIVIQDIH is encoded by the exons atgaaatttAGAGAAAgttgtaaattattgttttcattaatgattacttatatacttttaacCACATTCATAAAATGTCAGAGAAAGGCAAAATATTACAAGTTTCAATCTACTCTAAACCCTCATCAAAGAAAAATTTGCTTGACACTTGATCAAACATTAAAAG cTCGTCACAAAACATGTTTCCTTCGTCCTGATACCGGGCCATGTAGAGCTGATATTATTCAATGGTATTTTGATGTGCGTCAATCAAAATGTTACCGTTTTTTCTGGGGAGGCTGTCAGGGTAATGGTAACAGATTTGAGTCCAAACAAGATTGCgaaaattattgctatttgaataaaacaaattctcATA gtgTAATTCCACACTTTTGTTCACTCGCATTTGAATATGGAAGCTGCTTTGGGTACTTTAATCGTTGGTCTTGGGATCCCTTAACTAA AACCTGTAGGAGACGGCTGTATTCAGGGTGTGGAGGAAACCAAAATAACTTCCAGAGTCGAATTGAATGTATTTCAACATGTTTAAATCCTCCAAATAATACCTATGAAAAAAGTCATATGCTTACAACTTGTATTCCAATAGTTATTCAGGATATTcattaa
- the LOC126780305 gene encoding tissue factor pathway inhibitor-like isoform X2, whose protein sequence is MYFYLQLFFKQRNKRSYKLRINNFLARHKTCFLRPDTGPCRADIIQWYFDVRQSKCYRFFWGGCQGNGNRFESKQDCENYCYLNKTNSHSVIPHFCSLAFEYGSCFGYFNRWSWDPLTKTCRRRLYSGCGGNQNNFQSRIECISTCLNPPNNTYEKSHMLTTCIPIVIQDIH, encoded by the exons atgtatttttacttacaattattttttaaacaaag gaaTAAAAGGTCATATAAgctaagaataaataattttctagcTCGTCACAAAACATGTTTCCTTCGTCCTGATACCGGGCCATGTAGAGCTGATATTATTCAATGGTATTTTGATGTGCGTCAATCAAAATGTTACCGTTTTTTCTGGGGAGGCTGTCAGGGTAATGGTAACAGATTTGAGTCCAAACAAGATTGCgaaaattattgctatttgaataaaacaaattctcATA gtgTAATTCCACACTTTTGTTCACTCGCATTTGAATATGGAAGCTGCTTTGGGTACTTTAATCGTTGGTCTTGGGATCCCTTAACTAA AACCTGTAGGAGACGGCTGTATTCAGGGTGTGGAGGAAACCAAAATAACTTCCAGAGTCGAATTGAATGTATTTCAACATGTTTAAATCCTCCAAATAATACCTATGAAAAAAGTCATATGCTTACAACTTGTATTCCAATAGTTATTCAGGATATTcattaa